GGCGTGGTGAAGCCCATCTTGTCGGTGCGGTGGATCACCGAGCGCGGCAGCGTGCCCCCGGCCAGCCGGCGGAGGACGGGCTTCAGGTCGCCGTTCCCCAGCATCGCGCGCGGGTCGAGCTTCTGCACATGGCGCACGAGGAGGCCGGCGGACGCCGCGGCCAGGTCGAAGGCGCGCTTGGCGGCGGGATACAGGCGAGGAGCCGTCACGCCATCGCCGCCACCGGCGTCCGCGACGCCCGCCCGGCCGGCTTCAGGAACCAGCACCCGCCCCGGCCGTCAAGCCGGATGTCGACCGAAAGGCCGCGCGCGTCGAGGAACTCGTGGACCGCCCGCTCGCAGCCGTAGCAGCTGGCGTAGTCGTCCACGATCACCGCACCGCCGGGCGAGACCAGGTCGTACAGCCCCTCCAGGCACACCTTGGTGCTCTCGTACCAGTCGCCGTCGATCCGCAGCACCGCGATGGACCCGATCTTCTCGCGCCACACGGGTACGGTGTCCTGGAACCACCCCTGCACGAAGCGCACGCGGTCGGCGGGGAAGCCCTCCTGCTCCAGCAGCAGCCGCTTGACCTCGTCGAGCGTGCCCAGGCAGTCGCCGCGGACGAGCGGACGGACGTGGTCGCCGGTGTCGGACTGGCCGTCGCGGAAGTCCTCGGCCGTGGGATCGGGGAGCCCTTCGAACGAGTCGAACAGCCACAGCCTGCGCCCCTCGCCCGCGGCGCCGCCGCGGAAGAGCACGCCGCCCATCAGCGCGGCGCAGCCGCCGCGGGCCACGCCCAGCTCCACGAAGTCGCCGGGGACGCCACGGTCCAGCATCTGCTTCGCCAGGCGCCAGGTGGCCTCGAGCCCGCCGATGCCCACCAGCGTCCAGGGCATCACGTGGCGGATGCTGCGGATCATCTCCCGCTGCTCGGTGTTGCCCAGGACGCGGACGGCGCCCGCCGCGGCGTATCCCGCCCGCACCGCGCGGCGGTACCCGGCGTAGCCGACGTCGTACACCCTCTCGAACGCGGCGGGCGGCAGCACCTTCTTCAGCAGCCGCACGGGAACCTTCACCACCGCCTTCGCCCGCATCGCGATCCCCATTCAGCCCTCCATGTCAGGTCAGGTTCAAAGCTGCACGGGCGGCACCCGGCCGGGCAACCTCCCCGGACGGATCCCGGCGCCGGCTCGCGCAGACCAAGGCTCGACTTCTCCGCCGTTCCCGCAGGAGCCGGGCGAGGCCGTGCCGGCGCCGCCACCGCTCCCCTTCGTTCGTCACCCCGGATGATGCGCGGGATCGCCCTTCGCCACCGCGCCGGCCGCCGGCCAGGAGAAGGCGCGCAGGTCGGCCAGGCGGGGGAACTCGAAGTACCCGGACGGGGCCGTGGAGGGGGGAGGAACCCGCCCGGGGAGCGGCGCCAGCGCGCCGGTCCGCTCCACCTGCCGCACCACCTCGGCCAGGAGGCGGCCGCCACTGCGCTTCTTCTCCAGCATCAGGTCCATGAACGAGGCGCAGCCCGCCACGGCGCACCCCTCGACCGCCAGCACTTCGCCGGCGTCGACCTTCGGCGTCATCACGTGGATGCTGGTGCACGACACGCGCTCGCCGCGGGCCACCTCCCAGAAGGTGGCGAAGTGGCCGCGGTACTGCGGCAGGCGCCCGTTGTGCACGTTCACCGCGCCCAGGCGGGGCACCTCCAGCACCCGCGCCGGGAAGATGACCGGCGCGCCCAGGGAGAGGAGCAGGTCGGGCGCCGCGCCGCGCAGCAGCTCCATCCCCTGTGCGTCGCCGAGCTTCGGCACCTCCACCACCCGGGCGCCGCCCTCGGCCAGGGAGGAGAGCCACTCGCGCTGCAGCCCGTAGGCGCGGTCGCGCCGGGTGAGCGGGCGGCCCAGGCGGCGCGCCGCCGCCATCCGCGCGAGCCCCCGGGGCCCCACCAGCTTCCAGGCCGCCAGCGCGCGCTCGGCCGGGGTGCGGAACCCCAGCTCGGGGCGGGGCGGCAGGACGACGACCAGCTCCGGCTCGGGGCCGCCCGCCTCGCGATACGCCTGGGCGAACACGCCGCCGAAGGTGTCGTAGGCGTTGGTGGCGACCACGATCCTCACGTCTTCACCTCGCGCGCGAGGGCGGGCGCGTAGCCCAGGCTCTTCACGTACCGCACGAAGTCGGCGAGCACGCCGAAGTTCTGCGGCCCGATCCCGCTCTGGAAGCGCTGCGGCACGTCGCCGGGGATCTGCTGCTGGTCGAAGGGGACGAACTCGGCCGGGTGCGAGTAGAACACCAGCGTGTGCGCCCGCGCCGCCACCCGGCGCACCGCCCAGCACACCCGTTTCAGCCCCAGCACCCGCAGCGCGCTCATGTTGATGGGAAACACGAACGTCGACGGCGGGATCTCGAGGATGCGGCTGGAGCCGCGCGCGCCCAGGTTCCGGCGGTCGGGGTGGTACGGCCCCAGCGGCGCGCGGTAGTACCGCAGCGAGTTGGGGCGGCTGTAGCCGGTGGTCAGGCGCCGCACCGGCACCGACGAGTCGAACTCGTACTCCAGCTCCTCCAGCACCCGCAGCGTGGTTTCGCTCACCCACAGGTTGGGCGCGCGGAACGCCACCGGCCGCACGCCGGCGGCATCCCACACCGCGCGCGTGGAGCGCTCCATCCACTCGCGCTGCGGCCCGCAGCCGGCGCGCTGGAAGTCTTCCTCGCTGGTGCGCCCCTTCTGGCCGTGCTCCCAGCCGTGCGTGCCTACCTCGTGGCCGCGCTCCACCCCCTCGCGGATCAGCGCCGGGTATTCCTCGGCGAAGCGGCCGGTGATGAAGAGCGAGGTCCGCAGCGCGTGCTCGTCGGAGAAGTCGTACAGCTGCTGCAGCCCAACCTGCGATCCCGGAACCCAGTCGACGTCGATGGTGAACAGGAACTGCTTCGGCCTTCCATTCTGGTTCACGCGCCCCTCACGAATCGGACAGCGCACGCTGCGCCCGCCTGGCCGCCGGAGCGGCCAGCCGCCTGCG
This Longimicrobium sp. DNA region includes the following protein-coding sequences:
- a CDS encoding formyltransferase family protein, yielding MRIVVATNAYDTFGGVFAQAYREAGGPEPELVVVLPPRPELGFRTPAERALAAWKLVGPRGLARMAAARRLGRPLTRRDRAYGLQREWLSSLAEGGARVVEVPKLGDAQGMELLRGAAPDLLLSLGAPVIFPARVLEVPRLGAVNVHNGRLPQYRGHFATFWEVARGERVSCTSIHVMTPKVDAGEVLAVEGCAVAGCASFMDLMLEKKRSGGRLLAEVVRQVERTGALAPLPGRVPPPSTAPSGYFEFPRLADLRAFSWPAAGAVAKGDPAHHPG
- a CDS encoding asparagine synthase-related protein, with the translated sequence MTAPRLYPAAKRAFDLAAASAGLLVRHVQKLDPRAMLGNGDLKPVLRRLAGGTLPRSVIHRTDKMGFTTP
- a CDS encoding TylF/MycF/NovP-related O-methyltransferase gives rise to the protein MGIAMRAKAVVKVPVRLLKKVLPPAAFERVYDVGYAGYRRAVRAGYAAAGAVRVLGNTEQREMIRSIRHVMPWTLVGIGGLEATWRLAKQMLDRGVPGDFVELGVARGGCAALMGGVLFRGGAAGEGRRLWLFDSFEGLPDPTAEDFRDGQSDTGDHVRPLVRGDCLGTLDEVKRLLLEQEGFPADRVRFVQGWFQDTVPVWREKIGSIAVLRIDGDWYESTKVCLEGLYDLVSPGGAVIVDDYASCYGCERAVHEFLDARGLSVDIRLDGRGGCWFLKPAGRASRTPVAAMA
- a CDS encoding polysaccharide deacetylase family protein, producing MNQNGRPKQFLFTIDVDWVPGSQVGLQQLYDFSDEHALRTSLFITGRFAEEYPALIREGVERGHEVGTHGWEHGQKGRTSEEDFQRAGCGPQREWMERSTRAVWDAAGVRPVAFRAPNLWVSETTLRVLEELEYEFDSSVPVRRLTTGYSRPNSLRYYRAPLGPYHPDRRNLGARGSSRILEIPPSTFVFPINMSALRVLGLKRVCWAVRRVAARAHTLVFYSHPAEFVPFDQQQIPGDVPQRFQSGIGPQNFGVLADFVRYVKSLGYAPALAREVKT